TACGTGCTAAATAACCGTCTAGGTAGTCTGTAAAACTCGCTACAGCAAAGATAATCGCTGCTACGATATGACCAAATAGACTACTAGAAAAAGACGTTAGTAGCAAAAATAGGGGAATCATGAAGATGCGAATTACAGTTAATAAATTAGGGATATTTTCTTTTTTTGTCATTGTACCTTACTCAATCGTTAATGTAATATAACCAGTTGTATCAGCTAGTAATGATGATAAATCAAGTTCCTGTCCATTCACAGTCACCATAATACCAGAAGTATTGCCAAGTGTAATAAGAGTCTCACTCGTATCTTCCGACAAAGCTACACGAGTTGTCGGTGTTTCTTGGTTGAGCGTTGCACCTGATTCGTAGTTTGAATTAGATACTGAAAACCAGTTGTCTGGAGCTCCTTCTGATAAACTAAACACAATATCTACAGGTTTTCTAGCTTTAGATAAGCTTGCTGTCAGATTAAGCCCATCACCCGCTGGTGTGACTTCAAGTATTGGTAGTTCACTAGATGAACTCGTTGAAGATTCGCGGTTTGTTGACGTTTGCTGAAAACTTTGACTTTCCTCTTGCTTATTATCCAAGGCATCACGCTTCCAAAAAACAAAACATAATAAACTAACCAGAACAACCAAAGCTAACAGGGCCACCATAGGAAAGAGAAAGTTTTTTCTTGCTGGTGATGTTTTAAACTGGC
The sequence above is drawn from the Streptococcus pluranimalium genome and encodes:
- a CDS encoding helix-turn-helix domain-containing protein gives rise to the protein MIKKSVGTQLRDGRESKHYSLDDLEALTGIKSSYLLSMEMDQFSLLPSKSYEISYIKKYAEAVDLDHEELLRDYHIAVAERQERLATQIVSNDDKTEKDTESYSRSDSGQKWTSHRQFKTSPARKNFLFPMVALLALVVLVSLLCFVFWKRDALDNKQEESQSFQQTSTNRESSTSSSSELPILEVTPAGDGLNLTASLSKARKPVDIVFSLSEGAPDNWFSVSNSNYESGATLNQETPTTRVALSEDTSETLITLGNTSGIMVTVNGQELDLSSLLADTTGYITLTIE